The following coding sequences are from one Delphinus delphis chromosome 19, mDelDel1.2, whole genome shotgun sequence window:
- the LOC132414679 gene encoding transmembrane protein 106A-like, with amino-acid sequence MGETLSQLGSREDENKSMLPSGPACGSEAASYSSTTSSKPSCSCAPCERAAGGSFATCPTCQGSGEIPRELEKQLVALIPYGDQRLKPRHTKLSVFLAVFICLVTSSLIVFFLFPRTIAVQPVGLNSSTVTVGEADIHLSITNILSISNNNYYPIAVTQLTIEVLHLSLVVGQVSDSLLLHVGPLASEQMLYTVANRIWDENTYKICTWLKIKVHHVLLHIQGTLTCSYLSHSEQLVFQSYEYVDCRGNASKPHLLVPRPP; translated from the exons ATGGGTGAGACGCTCTCCCAGCTGGGCTCTCGGGAGGATGAGAACAAGTCGATGCTGCCCTCCGGCCCAGCCTGTGGCAGCGAGGCTGCCAGCTACTCCAGCACCACCAGCAGCAAGCCTTCTTGTTCCTGTGCGCCTTGTGAAAGGGCTGCTGGCGGCAGCTTTGCGACTTGTCCCACCTGCCAGGGCAGTGGGGAGATCCCTCGAG AACTAGAGAAGCAGCTGGTGGCCCTCATCCCCTATGGGGACCAGAGGCTGAAGCCCAGGCACAC GAAGCTCTCCGTGTTCCTGGCAGTGTTCATCTGCCTGGTGACCTCCTCCCTCATCGTCTTTTTCCTGTTTCCCCGGACTATCGCCGTGCAGCCTGTAGGCCTCAACTCCTCCACGGTGACTGTTGGCGAGGCCGACATCCACCTCAGTATAACG AATATCTTGAGCATCTCCAATAACAACTACTACCCCATCGCCGTGACCCAGCTGACCATTGAGGTTCTGCACCTGTCCCTCGTGGTGGGGCAGGTCTCCGACAGCCTTCTCCTCCACGTCGGCCCTTTGGCCAGTGAGCAG ATGTTGTATACGGTAGCCAACAGGATATGGGATGAAAACACATA caAGATCTGTACCTGGCTGAAAATCAAAGTCCACCATGTGCTTCTGCACATCCA GGGCACCCTGACCTGTTCCTACCTGAGCCATTCAGAGCAGCTGGTCTTCCAGAGCTACGAATATGTGGACTGCCGGGGAAACGCATCCAAGCCCCACTTGCTGGTCCCTCGCCCGCCGTGA